From a single Methylacidiphilum kamchatkense Kam1 genomic region:
- the rsmI gene encoding 16S rRNA (cytidine(1402)-2'-O)-methyltransferase, translating into MSQSQENTKNNLLGRLFVVGTPIGNLEDITYKAVKTLKEVDIIAAEDTRKALILIQKWEIKKPLFTYNKINEEKKASSLLKILLKGKKVALISEAGMPCISDPGERLIHKCIEKNIPFEVIPGPSAVLQALLLSGFKTTPFYFGGFLPIKTKARQAEWLQSAERPYTSVYFESPYRLIASLEDAQLTIPDCMLCIVKEMTKKFEEVFRGKPKDLLFQLQSVKIKGEFSIVVDGFGYAKEKQQKRSTDPSSDIT; encoded by the coding sequence ATGAGCCAGAGCCAAGAAAATACAAAAAATAATCTCCTCGGAAGGCTTTTTGTCGTTGGCACCCCAATAGGTAATCTTGAAGACATAACCTATAAAGCGGTGAAAACATTGAAAGAAGTGGATATTATCGCAGCCGAAGATACTCGAAAGGCTCTCATTTTGATCCAAAAATGGGAAATCAAAAAACCTCTCTTTACCTATAATAAAATAAACGAAGAAAAAAAAGCTTCTAGCCTCCTCAAAATCCTTCTCAAAGGGAAAAAAGTGGCGCTTATTTCTGAAGCAGGCATGCCCTGTATTTCTGATCCAGGAGAAAGGCTCATTCATAAATGCATCGAAAAGAATATACCTTTTGAAGTCATTCCCGGTCCCTCGGCTGTCTTGCAGGCTCTCCTTCTTTCTGGATTTAAAACCACTCCCTTTTATTTTGGCGGTTTTTTACCGATCAAAACCAAAGCAAGACAAGCTGAATGGCTCCAATCAGCAGAAAGACCCTACACCTCTGTATATTTTGAATCTCCTTACAGACTTATTGCCTCATTAGAAGATGCTCAACTAACAATTCCAGACTGCATGCTTTGCATCGTCAAAGAAATGACAAAAAAATTCGAGGAAGTCTTCAGAGGAAAACCAAAAGATCTGTTGTTCCAATTACAATCTGTAAAAATAAAAGGAGAATTTAGTATCGTCGTCGATGGTTTTGGGTATGCGAAAGAAAAACAGCAAAAAAGATCGACAGATCCTTCTTCTGATATAACATAA
- a CDS encoding protein arginine kinase — translation MKINSLISSPSEWLHSGEGNNKIVVSSRVRIARNLNRFPFPGWARKNERIRILSITLPEVSSLGEMKPLAIVDSMDRFSPLEKQVLVEEHLISREHAAKNVGSGLAVNSSRSVSIMINEEDHLRIQTFKSGLQLKAAWKLAEKIDDELDEKLEFAFSTKLGYLTACPTNVGTGLRVSAMMHLPALVLSEQISQIVKAVNRIGLAVRGLFGEGTEALGNLFQISNQMTLGESEEEILERLHKVITQIIQHEENARQKLLQEKPKFILDQVSRAFGILQNSYIITSKETLNLLSVVRLGIDLGMFPENYRMIIDECLIKIQPAHLQMAYERKLSSEERDQLRADFLREKFKNFPSPDTRHLQFPYHH, via the coding sequence GTGAAAATAAATTCTTTAATCTCTTCTCCCAGTGAGTGGCTGCATTCTGGAGAGGGCAACAACAAGATTGTTGTTTCAAGCAGGGTCCGCATTGCAAGAAATCTCAATCGGTTTCCATTCCCTGGATGGGCAAGGAAGAACGAACGGATAAGAATATTATCGATCACACTTCCTGAAGTCTCCTCCCTTGGGGAAATGAAGCCCTTGGCGATTGTAGATTCCATGGACCGGTTTTCTCCATTGGAAAAGCAGGTGCTTGTAGAGGAGCATCTTATCAGCAGAGAACACGCAGCCAAAAATGTTGGGAGTGGGTTGGCTGTCAATTCCTCTCGTTCGGTTTCTATAATGATCAACGAAGAAGATCATTTACGGATACAGACATTCAAATCTGGCTTGCAACTTAAAGCGGCCTGGAAACTTGCTGAAAAAATAGATGATGAACTCGATGAAAAACTTGAATTTGCCTTTTCTACAAAATTAGGCTATTTAACCGCCTGTCCTACCAATGTGGGAACTGGTTTAAGGGTCTCTGCCATGATGCACCTTCCGGCCCTCGTTTTGAGCGAACAGATAAGCCAAATAGTAAAAGCGGTTAATAGAATTGGATTAGCCGTTCGCGGTTTATTTGGAGAAGGAACGGAAGCATTGGGCAATTTATTCCAGATTTCCAATCAGATGACCCTTGGGGAGAGTGAAGAGGAAATTTTAGAGAGGTTGCATAAAGTAATTACCCAGATTATTCAGCATGAAGAAAATGCTCGGCAAAAACTGTTACAAGAAAAGCCTAAATTTATATTGGATCAGGTAAGTAGAGCATTTGGAATTTTACAAAATTCGTATATAATTACTTCTAAGGAAACATTAAATTTGTTATCAGTCGTTCGTTTAGGGATTGATTTAGGGATGTTTCCAGAAAATTATAGAATGATTATTGATGAGTGTTTGATAAAAATTCAGCCAGCTCATTTACAAATGGCTTATGAGAGGAAACTTTCTTCGGAGGAAAGAGATCAGTTACGAGCTGATTTCTTAAGGGAAAAGTTTAAAAATTTTCCTTCTCCAGATACAAGGCATTTGCAGTTTCCTTATCATCATTAA
- a CDS encoding GuaB3 family IMP dehydrogenase-related protein: MGMWIGRNRKARVCYGFDEISLVPGEVTINPEEVDTSFEITHHPSGKTIKLKIPILASAMDGVTDPRFCIEMSRLGGIGVINLEGIQTRYENPQEVINDIIKCDQNKVTELLQKIYSAPVKEKLIVARIEELKKGNAIAAVSSIPQTAETYGYIAQEAGADLYIVQSTVSTVRHISTRYKTLDLKQFCQNMRIPVLVGNAVTYNVVLQLMECGVSGVLIGVGPGAACTSRGVLGIGVPQVTATVDAAAARDTYYKKTGRYVPIITDGGMRRGGDLCKAIACGSDAVMIGSAFARAEEAPGKGCHWGMATPHANLPRGTLIRMGISGPLSQILYGPATVDDGSQNLVGALATSMGNVGAATIKQFQEAEIIIAPSIQSEGKLFQMIQSVGMGR; the protein is encoded by the coding sequence ATGGGCATGTGGATAGGAAGGAATCGAAAAGCAAGAGTCTGTTATGGATTTGACGAAATTTCGTTAGTCCCAGGAGAAGTCACTATTAATCCTGAGGAAGTCGATACCAGCTTTGAAATTACCCATCATCCTTCAGGCAAAACCATCAAATTAAAAATCCCAATTTTAGCTAGTGCCATGGATGGGGTGACCGACCCTCGGTTTTGTATTGAAATGAGCCGACTCGGTGGGATTGGAGTCATCAATCTTGAAGGGATTCAAACGCGCTATGAAAACCCTCAAGAAGTCATTAATGACATTATAAAATGCGACCAGAATAAGGTAACCGAACTCCTTCAAAAAATTTATTCTGCTCCTGTCAAAGAAAAACTCATTGTTGCAAGAATCGAAGAGCTTAAAAAAGGCAATGCTATTGCGGCGGTTTCCTCTATTCCTCAAACTGCCGAAACCTATGGATACATTGCGCAAGAAGCTGGAGCCGATCTCTATATTGTTCAATCTACTGTAAGCACAGTCAGGCATATTTCTACCCGATATAAAACCCTGGATTTAAAGCAATTTTGCCAAAATATGCGTATTCCTGTGCTTGTAGGCAACGCCGTGACTTATAATGTAGTCCTCCAGTTGATGGAATGCGGAGTCAGTGGGGTATTAATTGGTGTTGGCCCAGGAGCTGCATGCACCTCAAGGGGAGTGCTTGGTATTGGGGTGCCACAAGTCACCGCCACAGTCGATGCTGCTGCAGCTAGAGATACCTATTATAAAAAAACAGGCCGCTATGTTCCAATCATTACCGATGGGGGGATGCGAAGAGGCGGAGATCTTTGCAAAGCCATTGCCTGCGGATCTGATGCTGTCATGATTGGGTCTGCTTTTGCCCGAGCCGAAGAAGCTCCTGGAAAAGGATGTCATTGGGGAATGGCCACTCCGCATGCGAACCTGCCACGAGGCACATTGATTCGCATGGGAATATCTGGACCGCTTTCCCAAATCCTTTATGGTCCAGCTACAGTGGATGATGGTTCTCAAAATCTGGTTGGAGCCCTCGCAACATCCATGGGAAATGTGGGTGCTGCAACAATAAAACAATTTCAAGAAGCCGAAATTATCATTGCTCCAAGTATTCAGTCCGAAGGGAAGCTTTTTCAAATGATTCAATCGGTGGGCATGGGGAGATAA
- the metE gene encoding 5-methyltetrahydropteroyltriglutamate--homocysteine S-methyltransferase produces MTYTNNRLHTHILGYPRIGSNRQLKFALEAYWKGQSSLHDLIQTAKTIKQEGWEKQRKAQISIVSSNDFSFYDHVLDAICLIGAVPSRFKRDNGPISLDLLFTMARGMEKASLTEENTPIPHPMEMTKWFDTNYHYIVPEFEKDQHFSLGSSKPFEEFKEAKYLGYLSKPILLGPISLLFLGKKKDPSIKNAELFEKILPIYEEILKEFYSLGADWIEFDEPILTLDIPTEWQKAFYDVYPRLKQKVPALKILLATYFGPLKENREIVVSIPIDGLHYDWTRGGQELYGLLQNWDKNKVFSLGIVDGRNIWKNDFANSLKVIHSALDYIPSESLWLAPSCSLHFVPVSLQAEKKLNEELRACLAFADEKLEELNILSRLALMENYQNDEQFKENQKALEKRKTSSLIHDPTVHERLAALKETDLSRKSPYRVRKELQQKKLGLPLFPTTTIGSFPQTAEIRKIRSRYRLGSISQEAYETFIEEEIKRVVELQEEIGLDVLVHGEFERTDMVEYFGEKLNGFLITENGWVQSYGSRCVKPPIIFGDVSRKEAMTIRWSKFAQSLTKKPMKGMLTGPITILQWSFVRDDQPRKITAKQIALAIREEVKELEKNGIGVIQIDEPALREALPLRKIDWEDYLQWAIESFRIASCCVEDSTQIHTHMCYSEFGDILESIAKLDADVISLEASRSGYELINSFAKFRYPNDIGLGVWDIHSPRIPTTEEMLATLRKALSVLPKESLWVNPDCGLKTRSYQEVIPSLKNMVEAARILRDEVTSTASAKPTMAESP; encoded by the coding sequence ATGACATACACTAACAATCGTCTCCATACCCATATTCTTGGATATCCAAGGATTGGATCGAATAGGCAATTAAAATTTGCTTTAGAAGCGTATTGGAAAGGGCAAAGCTCACTGCATGACCTCATTCAGACAGCTAAAACCATTAAACAGGAGGGATGGGAAAAGCAACGCAAAGCCCAAATATCTATTGTCTCATCCAACGATTTTAGTTTTTATGACCATGTTTTAGATGCTATCTGCCTCATAGGAGCAGTACCGAGTCGGTTTAAAAGGGATAATGGTCCTATTTCTCTTGATCTCCTTTTTACGATGGCAAGAGGCATGGAAAAAGCAAGCCTAACAGAAGAAAACACACCCATTCCTCACCCCATGGAGATGACCAAATGGTTTGATACCAATTATCATTATATCGTTCCTGAATTTGAAAAAGATCAACATTTTTCACTAGGTTCCTCCAAACCCTTCGAGGAGTTTAAAGAAGCAAAATATCTTGGCTATCTTTCTAAACCGATTCTTTTGGGCCCTATTTCCCTCCTTTTTTTAGGTAAAAAAAAGGATCCATCGATAAAAAATGCTGAGCTTTTCGAAAAAATTCTTCCTATCTACGAAGAAATTCTCAAGGAATTCTATAGCCTTGGCGCTGATTGGATAGAGTTCGATGAACCAATTTTGACCCTTGATATTCCCACAGAATGGCAGAAAGCCTTTTATGATGTTTACCCTAGGCTGAAACAGAAAGTGCCTGCGCTAAAAATTCTTTTGGCTACCTATTTTGGTCCTTTGAAAGAAAATAGAGAAATAGTCGTTTCCATTCCCATCGACGGCCTTCATTACGATTGGACTCGAGGAGGACAGGAACTCTACGGTTTGCTACAGAACTGGGATAAAAACAAAGTTTTTTCCCTAGGCATCGTCGACGGAAGAAACATTTGGAAAAACGATTTTGCCAACTCCTTGAAAGTTATCCATAGCGCTCTTGACTATATTCCAAGTGAATCACTCTGGCTTGCCCCTTCCTGTTCGCTGCATTTTGTGCCGGTAAGTCTACAAGCTGAAAAGAAATTAAACGAAGAGCTTAGAGCCTGTCTTGCATTTGCCGATGAAAAATTGGAAGAGCTCAACATTCTTTCCAGGCTGGCCCTAATGGAAAATTATCAGAATGATGAACAGTTCAAGGAAAACCAAAAAGCGCTTGAGAAAAGAAAAACCAGTAGCCTAATTCATGATCCCACCGTTCATGAAAGATTAGCAGCTCTAAAAGAAACCGATCTTTCCAGAAAGAGTCCTTATAGAGTTAGAAAAGAACTTCAGCAAAAAAAGCTGGGCCTACCTCTATTTCCAACCACCACCATCGGCTCTTTCCCACAAACTGCAGAGATCAGAAAAATCCGTTCAAGATACCGGCTTGGGTCTATTTCTCAAGAGGCCTATGAAACTTTTATAGAAGAAGAGATAAAACGGGTGGTAGAGTTACAAGAGGAAATCGGATTAGACGTTTTAGTGCATGGGGAATTTGAAAGAACGGACATGGTTGAATATTTCGGTGAAAAACTCAATGGGTTTCTTATCACTGAAAACGGTTGGGTTCAAAGCTATGGGTCTCGCTGTGTGAAGCCTCCAATCATTTTTGGGGATGTATCCAGAAAAGAGGCTATGACAATCCGATGGTCTAAGTTTGCCCAATCCCTTACAAAAAAACCCATGAAAGGCATGCTTACTGGACCCATTACCATTTTACAATGGAGTTTTGTCAGAGACGATCAACCAAGAAAAATAACAGCCAAGCAGATTGCCTTAGCCATACGAGAAGAAGTTAAGGAACTAGAAAAAAATGGGATTGGAGTCATTCAGATTGATGAACCTGCTTTAAGAGAAGCTTTACCGTTGCGCAAAATCGACTGGGAAGACTATCTACAGTGGGCTATTGAGAGTTTCCGCATTGCTTCTTGTTGTGTGGAAGACTCTACCCAAATCCATACCCATATGTGTTATTCTGAATTTGGCGATATCCTTGAATCCATAGCCAAACTGGATGCTGATGTGATTTCTCTGGAAGCTTCCCGATCCGGATATGAATTAATCAACTCTTTTGCAAAGTTCAGGTATCCAAATGATATTGGCCTTGGTGTATGGGATATCCATTCCCCAAGGATTCCAACGACTGAAGAGATGCTAGCTACCTTGCGAAAAGCCCTATCTGTTTTACCCAAAGAATCATTATGGGTGAATCCGGATTGTGGGCTTAAAACACGAAGTTATCAAGAAGTGATCCCATCTTTAAAAAACATGGTGGAAGCGGCACGAATTTTAAGAGATGAAGTGACTTCGACAGCTTCTGCAAAGCCAACTATGGCAGAATCTCCATAA
- a CDS encoding ExbD/TolR family protein, translated as MLGSSFVTLPGIIVELPKSPFGISVPLSNLIVSVFLEPEKKDTSTGFSAKREVLFYVNDQELNFEELKKMIPEFASQHPNQMVIIKADKEVPQAYIIELTNLFLAQNLSVLLATQPDAEH; from the coding sequence TTGCTTGGTTCTTCCTTTGTAACTTTACCTGGCATTATTGTTGAACTGCCTAAAAGTCCCTTTGGAATCAGTGTTCCATTAAGCAATCTGATCGTATCGGTTTTTCTCGAACCTGAAAAAAAGGACACATCTACTGGCTTTTCTGCCAAAAGAGAGGTGCTTTTCTACGTCAACGATCAAGAATTGAATTTTGAGGAACTAAAAAAAATGATTCCAGAATTTGCCTCTCAGCATCCCAACCAAATGGTTATTATTAAAGCGGACAAAGAAGTGCCTCAGGCCTATATCATCGAATTAACAAATCTTTTTTTAGCTCAGAATCTATCTGTCTTACTGGCAACTCAACCCGATGCAGAACATTAA
- a CDS encoding class I SAM-dependent methyltransferase, with protein MLTPAISFVLLFIMSKIENNITEIQKRSQSHFSSCAFYYQKGHILKNTEDLEKTFEDIKLEKGMKALDIATGNGYTAFFLAEHGLDVTACDITENMLEGAKKTAIEKNYDIKFVLHSAEKLPYPNESFDLVCCRYAAHHFGDQKAFVRESARVLKKDGLFVLIDGTVPNGEWEAYEWLDRVEKLRDFSHVGYRFESEWKEYCREAGLEPVKSLFIPFKQDDIEWYFRSGGTSVENQQAIYKLVQEASEKVKKVLKVGWEDGKPVWWWIKLALVARKTLPAPKENSE; from the coding sequence ATGTTGACGCCCGCTATTAGTTTTGTTCTATTGTTTATAATGAGCAAAATTGAAAACAATATTACTGAAATTCAGAAGCGTTCCCAATCCCATTTTTCCTCGTGTGCTTTTTACTATCAAAAGGGTCATATCCTGAAAAATACGGAGGATCTAGAAAAGACTTTTGAGGATATAAAGCTTGAAAAAGGGATGAAAGCATTGGATATAGCGACTGGCAATGGCTATACGGCTTTTTTCCTTGCTGAACATGGTCTTGATGTTACGGCGTGTGACATAACTGAAAATATGCTTGAAGGAGCCAAAAAAACTGCGATCGAAAAAAACTATGATATCAAATTTGTACTCCACAGTGCAGAAAAGCTGCCCTATCCCAATGAATCTTTTGATCTAGTATGCTGCCGGTATGCAGCGCATCATTTCGGTGATCAGAAAGCTTTTGTGCGTGAATCTGCTAGAGTCCTTAAGAAAGATGGACTCTTTGTTTTGATCGATGGAACAGTTCCTAATGGAGAATGGGAAGCTTATGAGTGGTTAGACCGCGTCGAAAAACTGAGGGATTTCAGTCATGTGGGGTATAGATTTGAAAGCGAATGGAAAGAATATTGTCGGGAGGCTGGTTTAGAACCTGTTAAATCCCTCTTTATTCCTTTTAAACAAGATGATATTGAGTGGTATTTCCGCTCTGGAGGAACATCTGTCGAGAACCAACAAGCCATTTACAAGCTGGTGCAAGAAGCCTCGGAAAAAGTAAAAAAAGTTTTAAAAGTTGGTTGGGAAGATGGAAAGCCAGTTTGGTGGTGGATTAAACTTGCATTGGTAGCTAGAAAAACACTACCAGCTCCTAAGGAAAATTCGGAATGA
- a CDS encoding MotA/TolQ/ExbB proton channel family protein, whose amino-acid sequence MKDEFWLFAQLFLAAKQNPRVIQEAISLFDIVHKGGLIMWPILFCSVLGLGVFLERLFMYRQCELPIEESIAGIKNLIHKGNFDEALLRASSFYGPIGRVIRQILLFHYLPLSELREAAKDAAQLEIPKLEAHLPILSTIASISPLLGLLGTVNGMIEAFLAMNRASGTVSVTDLASGIWMALVSTAAGISVAIPTQIAYNFLITRLSGILGDIERVSTELIHALIEYRWQNNQGFEEDNATNEIAPKTEPYDRHN is encoded by the coding sequence ATGAAAGATGAGTTTTGGCTGTTCGCACAGCTTTTTTTAGCCGCCAAACAAAATCCTCGAGTCATTCAAGAAGCTATCTCGCTTTTCGACATTGTGCACAAAGGCGGATTGATCATGTGGCCAATCCTCTTTTGCAGCGTTTTGGGCTTAGGGGTTTTTTTGGAAAGGCTGTTTATGTACCGGCAGTGTGAGCTGCCCATCGAAGAATCGATAGCAGGAATTAAAAATTTAATTCACAAAGGAAATTTCGATGAGGCCCTCCTTCGGGCCTCCTCTTTTTATGGACCGATAGGTCGAGTGATTCGACAGATTCTCCTCTTTCACTATCTGCCTTTATCAGAATTAAGAGAAGCAGCCAAAGATGCTGCCCAACTTGAAATTCCAAAACTTGAAGCGCATCTTCCGATTCTTTCAACTATTGCTTCCATCAGCCCTCTACTAGGTCTTTTAGGGACCGTCAATGGAATGATCGAGGCCTTTTTGGCAATGAATAGAGCGTCTGGAACTGTTTCTGTCACCGATTTAGCCTCTGGTATATGGATGGCTTTAGTCAGCACGGCTGCTGGAATATCCGTTGCGATACCCACACAGATCGCCTATAATTTTTTAATTACAAGACTCTCTGGTATTCTAGGAGATATAGAACGGGTATCGACCGAATTAATTCATGCCTTGATAGAATACCGTTGGCAAAATAACCAGGGTTTTGAAGAAGACAACGCAACCAATGAAATTGCGCCCAAGACTGAACCTTATGACCGGCACAATTAA
- the hisD gene encoding histidinol dehydrogenase, with amino-acid sequence MIDFKILRFSDPDWNQKKKALSRTYLPSKEIEEKVKRVLEEVLRLGDKAVSQYTEQFDKQSIDPQSFRVTKKPSVPPKPVMDALHWAKKNITLFAKASKTKSWSIRNMEGARVGEIYSPFQRIGVYVPGGTAPLVSTALMTVCIAKAAGVKEIAVVSPPPINPILHFAIEYSGATELYQIGGIQAIGALAFGTESIRKVEKIFGPGNAYVVEAKRQVVGTVAIDLLPGPSEIAVLASSGSNPEFIAADLLAQAEHGPSSKILFVTPDDALLQSVIEAINQQLTSLQRKHILMEVLSHHAYFVQVASLNEGIELIEDFAPEHLSLQIPSPKKFLSRLKNCGAIYLGPYSAVAAGDFLAGPSHTLPTGGGAKSFSGLTLSQFYKRTSVVEYSKKALLKVAPYLESFANIESLDAHGASIKIRRGKK; translated from the coding sequence ATGATTGATTTTAAAATTCTACGTTTTTCCGATCCCGATTGGAATCAAAAGAAAAAAGCTCTCTCTCGTACTTATCTTCCTTCGAAAGAAATTGAAGAAAAAGTAAAGAGGGTTCTAGAAGAGGTTCTGCGCCTAGGGGATAAAGCGGTCAGTCAATATACTGAACAGTTCGACAAACAGTCTATCGATCCACAATCTTTTAGAGTTACAAAGAAGCCCTCTGTCCCACCAAAACCCGTTATGGATGCCTTACACTGGGCAAAGAAAAACATAACTTTGTTTGCAAAGGCTTCTAAAACCAAAAGTTGGTCTATAAGAAACATGGAAGGGGCTCGAGTCGGAGAAATTTACAGTCCTTTCCAAAGAATAGGTGTCTATGTGCCAGGAGGGACCGCCCCACTTGTTTCCACGGCGTTGATGACTGTATGCATCGCTAAAGCAGCCGGTGTTAAAGAAATTGCCGTTGTGTCCCCTCCCCCTATCAATCCGATTCTTCATTTTGCTATTGAATATTCTGGTGCAACGGAACTCTATCAGATTGGAGGCATCCAAGCCATAGGTGCTTTAGCTTTTGGCACCGAAAGCATTAGAAAAGTCGAAAAAATATTTGGGCCTGGAAATGCCTATGTTGTGGAAGCAAAAAGACAAGTAGTAGGAACTGTAGCCATCGATCTATTACCTGGTCCAAGCGAAATTGCCGTGCTGGCTTCTAGCGGTTCTAATCCAGAGTTTATTGCTGCTGATCTTCTTGCTCAAGCCGAACACGGTCCTTCCAGTAAAATTTTATTCGTTACTCCTGATGATGCATTATTGCAATCTGTGATAGAAGCAATCAACCAACAGCTTACTTCCTTGCAAAGAAAACATATTCTAATGGAAGTACTCTCTCATCATGCCTACTTTGTTCAAGTTGCTTCTCTGAATGAAGGAATTGAGCTCATAGAAGATTTCGCTCCTGAACATCTGAGCTTACAAATCCCTTCTCCTAAAAAATTTCTTTCTAGATTAAAAAATTGTGGGGCAATCTATCTTGGCCCGTATTCTGCAGTTGCTGCAGGCGACTTTTTAGCTGGGCCAAGCCATACACTTCCCACAGGGGGTGGGGCAAAATCCTTTAGTGGGCTTACCTTATCACAGTTCTACAAAAGAACTAGCGTTGTCGAATATTCGAAAAAGGCTCTATTAAAAGTGGCTCCTTATTTAGAATCTTTCGCCAACATCGAATCTCTTGATGCTCATGGGGCATCGATTAAAATAAGAAGAGGGAAAAAATAA
- a CDS encoding calcium:proton antiporter, whose product MLPIKKSVWEKKSALLFANKSFVFSIISLFVLLFFVRERLTTISNFQEFLIGFFWFFSLVLTNSFVSVKHAEKLAKHYGEPYGSLILTFAATAIEFSSIWDIMSSGENLTFARDTIYSVIMIILGGMIGTVLLVGGIYHKEQKINLEGARAFISVIVPLAVLILILPNFTRSTQGPTFSKFQTLFYIFACLFLYLLFLVVQTVRHRKYFFLDEMETNPIPREKNDQKAAFPLYHVLMLVVSLLFVVFFAEKLAFPIEYAIEKMKAPKVVGGFLIALLVLLPESLTAIEAAIYNGLQRSVNILLGSVCATIGLTLPLILAFSLSKSSSLILGLGQVEATLLVLTLLLCQITFSGGKTNILQGAVHLLLFFSYLIMMFD is encoded by the coding sequence ATGCTGCCTATAAAAAAAAGTGTATGGGAGAAGAAAAGTGCGTTGCTTTTTGCTAATAAGTCTTTTGTATTTTCAATCATTTCTCTCTTTGTATTGCTTTTTTTTGTTAGAGAAAGACTAACTACAATAAGCAATTTTCAGGAATTTTTAATTGGTTTTTTTTGGTTTTTTAGCCTCGTCTTGACAAATTCTTTTGTTTCCGTTAAACATGCTGAAAAGCTAGCCAAGCATTATGGAGAACCTTATGGTTCCTTAATCTTAACATTTGCTGCCACTGCTATAGAGTTTTCCTCTATTTGGGATATCATGTCTTCTGGGGAAAATTTAACCTTTGCTCGAGATACCATTTATTCGGTCATAATGATTATTCTTGGTGGCATGATTGGCACCGTTTTGCTTGTTGGAGGTATCTATCATAAGGAACAAAAAATTAATTTAGAAGGCGCAAGAGCTTTTATTAGTGTGATTGTACCACTAGCCGTTCTTATTTTGATCCTTCCTAATTTCACTCGTTCGACACAGGGCCCAACCTTTTCTAAATTTCAAACTCTTTTCTATATTTTTGCTTGTCTCTTTCTCTATTTGCTCTTTCTAGTTGTCCAGACTGTAAGGCATAGAAAATATTTTTTTTTGGATGAAATGGAAACCAATCCTATTCCTAGGGAAAAGAATGATCAGAAAGCTGCCTTTCCCTTGTATCACGTCTTGATGCTTGTGGTTTCTTTGCTTTTCGTTGTTTTTTTTGCAGAAAAATTAGCTTTTCCAATTGAGTATGCCATTGAGAAGATGAAAGCTCCCAAAGTCGTAGGCGGCTTTTTAATCGCTCTGCTGGTATTACTTCCTGAATCGCTTACTGCGATTGAAGCGGCAATTTATAACGGGCTTCAACGATCGGTCAATATCCTTTTAGGATCGGTCTGTGCTACCATTGGTTTGACATTGCCCCTGATCCTAGCTTTCAGTCTGTCAAAAAGCTCTTCGCTTATCCTAGGACTTGGTCAGGTCGAAGCTACACTGCTTGTTTTGACTCTGCTCCTTTGCCAGATTACCTTTTCTGGAGGGAAAACCAATATCCTACAGGGAGCAGTACACCTGCTTCTCTTTTTTTCTTATCTTATCATGATGTTCGATTGA